The Labeo rohita strain BAU-BD-2019 chromosome 19, IGBB_LRoh.1.0, whole genome shotgun sequence genome window below encodes:
- the rpa3 gene encoding replication protein A 14 kDa subunit: MTGVYESPKPRINASMLSQYAGRPVCFVGRLEKVHPSGKALTLSDGEGKSASVELNEPLDEELSGIVEVIGMVSNKGAINAVSYTQYREDKITFDLELYNEGLKVLHDFPQYYPFEVSLSG; this comes from the exons ATGACAGGCGTTTACGAGTCTCCGAAACCTAGAATCAATGCATCGATGTTGTCTCAATACGCTGGTCGACCAGTCTGCTTCGTTGGACGCTTGGAAAAG GTCCATCCTTCAGGAAAAGCTCTTACTCTGTCAGATGGAGAAGGAAAGTCTGCATCAGTGGAGCTCAATGAACCT CTGGATGAAGAGCTGAGTGGCATTGTAGAGGTTATTGGGATGGTGTCAAACAAAGGAGCAATTAATGCTGTTTCATATACTCAGTATCGAGAGGACAAAATCACTTTCG ATCTGGAGCTGTACAATGAAGGCTTGAAAGTTCTCCATGATTTTCCCCAGTATTACCCGTTTGAGGTGTCATTAAGTGGTTAA